A region of the bacterium genome:
TTGCGGCCTTGTATCAGGCTGAGCCGTTCTCCAATCGGGTCATCCTTCCTTATCTCAACCGGCTGTCAGACTATCTCTATCTGCTGGCCAGGGAACAGGAAAAGCGAATGGGCGTCTCGTGCCGACACCCTGGACAAAAAATGTAAGGGGTGTATTTTGGTCATAATGTTCTTGCAAAAAATGTAAAAAATTATTAAAATTAATGAAGTTGTGTCGTTTCCATTTAATTCCGCTCCAGCCAGGCCTTTGGAGGTGAACCATGGCCCGGCACCGGCGTTCAAATCATAATCAACAGATAGTTCGATAATCGTTTTACATAGAGTGGATCATGCGAAAAAAAATTTCAGTGCTTATCATGCTCGTCGCCGTCTGCAGTTTTACGCAGGCGCCCAATCAAGCCGCAGAAAAGGCTTTTTTAGTGGCCAAGGGGATGTATCAGGACAAGCTCTACGATCTGGCCGCCGGAGAGTTACAACAATTTCTTCAACGGTATGGCTCCAGCCCTTACGCCGGCGAAGCGCAGTTTCTATTGGCAGAGAGCTATCTCAACATCCGCGATTACACCCAAGCTATTGCCGCCTACCGTCAGGTCATCAGCCGTTATCCTTCACTGCGCCTGCTGGATCAGGCGGAGTTTCGCATCTGTGAAGCGTTGGTCAACTCGGGAAAATTTGCGGAAGCAAAAAGCGGTCTTTTTCAATTCATGCAGAAATATCCCAACAGCACGCTCTATGCCAACGCCCGTTACTGGTATGGCGAAGCGCTTTACCGGGAGGGGAATCGCGACGCGGCACTGGCCTATTTCACCAAAGTGACCAGAGAGCATCCTGACAGCCCGTTGACCGACTATGCCTGGTATTCCTCCGCTTTCATCTATGAAGAGAAGCAGCGTTGGGATCAGGCCATCGAGGCGTATGAACAGATCCTCTCGCGCTTTCGGTCCAGTCCACTTGCCGAGCAATCGGCCTTTCGCCTGGGATTGGCCCATTATGGCAAGAAAGAGTACGATGTCGCGATTCAAAAATTGTCCGCTGCCATCGGCCGCTATCCGGACAGCCGCTGGCGCGGTGAGGCGCAGTATTTCATCGGCGAAGCTTTTTATAAAAAGGGGGAGTTGGAAAAAGCCGTCACTGCTTTTCAGGCCATCTCCAGTCTGCCGACCAATCCCTACAGCGATGACGCCCAATACCGGCTGAGCTGGGTGTATGTGGATCAGAAGGAGAATGAAAAAGCGATCGCCTCGTTTCTCGCCACCGCCGTGATCAGCCCGGACAGCGCGCTGGCGGCCTCGGCCTTGTTTCAAGCCGGCCTGCGGCAAAAAGCATCCGGACAAAAAGCAGCGGCTTTGGAAACTTTTGAAAGAGTCGTCGCGCGGTTTCCGCACAGCGAGGATGCCGCCAATGCAACCTTTGAAATCGCCTCTGCCCGTTTTGCCGACAAAGAGTACCGTCAGGCGCGCACGCTGTACACCGCCATCCGCGACAAATTTCCACACGCAAAAGTCAGCGGCGATGCGGCGGTGATGATCGGCGAATGTTTTCTTGGCGAGGGTCTGATCGATGATGCCAACCAGGCGTTCCGCCGTGCAGCCAATGAATACGACCAGAAGGATGTCAAAGCGCGCGCCATTTTCAAGCTGGCCTGGTCGCGGTTTCAGAACAAGCAGTACGACCTGGCTCTACAGAATCTGAACGATGTGTTGCGCACCTACCCGGACAGCGATGTGGCGGCCGACGCTCAGTTCTGGCAAGGCGAGACCTTTTTCAAGCTCGGGCGATATGATGAAGCACAGACCGCCTATGAAAAGTTGCTGTCAAACCATCCTCATTCAAACCGCGCCGCCGAGGCGTGGTATGGGCTGGGTTACAGCCAGCTCAAAGCCGGCCGTTTCAGCGACGCCGCCCACTCCTTTGACCGTGCCGTGGACCTGGCCAAGGACAAGCCTCTCAAGATCGACGCCTGGATGAGGCAGGGAGATGCTTATTACAATGCAAAGGCTTTCACGCAGGCCATCGCGGTGTATGACAAGGTCCTGGCGCTGGCCGAGGACAAAGCGGTGCAGGCCGAAGCCCGCTATCAGACCGCGCTGTGTCATTGGCGCAACGGCGATCTGACCGCCAGCCAAGCGATCTTCGTCCAGGTCTACACCCAGTACCCCTCCTCTTCCTTTGCCGCAGATGCCATGTACATGAGCGGCCGTGCGCTGTTTCGCGCCAACCGGTTTGACGACGCCATTGTCGAATTTAGAAAACTGATCACCCAATCGCCCGGCGATGCGCTGGCCGACGATGCGAGCTATGCGATCGCCGACAGCTATTACAACCTCGGCCAGTATGATCTGGCCATCAACCAATACAAAAAAATGATGGCCGACTATCCCAACAGCGAGCTGACCGCGGACGCAATCACCGGCATTCAATGGTCGCTGCTGCAAAAGGGCGAAGCCGGCCAGGCGGCTGCCGCGGTCAA
Encoded here:
- a CDS encoding tetratricopeptide repeat protein, with translation MRKKISVLIMLVAVCSFTQAPNQAAEKAFLVAKGMYQDKLYDLAAGELQQFLQRYGSSPYAGEAQFLLAESYLNIRDYTQAIAAYRQVISRYPSLRLLDQAEFRICEALVNSGKFAEAKSGLFQFMQKYPNSTLYANARYWYGEALYREGNRDAALAYFTKVTREHPDSPLTDYAWYSSAFIYEEKQRWDQAIEAYEQILSRFRSSPLAEQSAFRLGLAHYGKKEYDVAIQKLSAAIGRYPDSRWRGEAQYFIGEAFYKKGELEKAVTAFQAISSLPTNPYSDDAQYRLSWVYVDQKENEKAIASFLATAVISPDSALAASALFQAGLRQKASGQKAAALETFERVVARFPHSEDAANATFEIASARFADKEYRQARTLYTAIRDKFPHAKVSGDAAVMIGECFLGEGLIDDANQAFRRAANEYDQKDVKARAIFKLAWSRFQNKQYDLALQNLNDVLRTYPDSDVAADAQFWQGETFFKLGRYDEAQTAYEKLLSNHPHSNRAAEAWYGLGYSQLKAGRFSDAAHSFDRAVDLAKDKPLKIDAWMRQGDAYYNAKAFTQAIAVYDKVLALAEDKAVQAEARYQTALCHWRNGDLTASQAIFVQVYTQYPSSSFAADAMYMSGRALFRANRFDDAIVEFRKLITQSPGDALADDASYAIADSYYNLGQYDLAINQYKKMMADYPNSELTADAITGIQWSLLQKGEAGQAAAAV